The following are from one region of the Methanobrevibacter sp. TMH8 genome:
- a CDS encoding MJ1255/VC2487 family glycosyltransferase translates to MKLSIIIPTYNEEEYLPILLKSIKSQKFKDYEIIVADANSCDNTLKIAESYGCNIVEGGLPGIGRNNGAKVAKGEILLFLDSDLELTEDYLENTIDEFDRDNLDIGITQINPLSEKTRDKILHDLANWFMIAFEKIKPHGAGCYGIIARKELHEKYHGFDERLTFGEDTDYIERLAKNNKFKVLRNPIINVSTRRLEEEGLGKLLRQYGKSTLNDFRGIRTNADELEYGFEHGAKDSLEKEDLLAKIKKISENHSIVNESINVNNENNEKNQTNTSEWETLKLENSLEKSKNLPTIVKNDKKTIFYSICGEGMGHAVRSAVILEELTKEKNKDKYEIYIFSSDRAYEYLKDKFDNVFEIGGFNTVYENNAVKNKRTLLNAIKATPNNLKENYGILYKKAREHKPNIIISDFENYSNVLSKIINVPLISLDNIHMITQTMIDYPPKHRQDMLAAKGVIRSYILRPKRYILTSFFFPEIKNQEKAIIYPPVIRDKIRNLKTSYQDYILVYQTSSSNTQLIKTLKKSDEKFIIYGFNKEGKDGNLTFRKFNEDKIYNDMSNAKAVITNGGFTLITEAIYLKKPIYTIPAKGNFEQLLNGFYIDKLGYGEMHEKINITTLKLFLDKLSKYQDNLKNVKNNDNKKIIQELEKSIEIYSKEY, encoded by the coding sequence ATGAAGCTCAGTATTATTATTCCAACATATAATGAAGAAGAATATTTACCCATTCTACTCAAAAGTATTAAATCTCAAAAATTTAAGGACTATGAGATAATAGTAGCTGATGCTAACTCTTGTGATAATACTTTGAAAATAGCTGAAAGTTATGGTTGTAATATAGTAGAAGGAGGCCTGCCCGGCATTGGGAGAAACAATGGGGCGAAGGTAGCTAAAGGAGAAATATTGTTATTTTTAGATTCAGATTTGGAACTTACTGAAGATTATCTTGAAAATACAATAGATGAATTTGATAGAGATAATTTAGACATTGGAATCACCCAAATAAATCCCTTATCTGAAAAAACACGAGATAAAATTCTCCATGACTTGGCAAATTGGTTTATGATAGCTTTTGAAAAAATTAAACCCCATGGAGCAGGTTGTTATGGAATAATTGCTAGAAAAGAGCTTCATGAAAAATATCATGGATTTGATGAAAGACTTACTTTTGGAGAAGATACTGATTATATTGAAAGATTAGCTAAAAATAACAAATTTAAAGTTCTTAGAAATCCCATTATAAATGTTTCTACTAGAAGATTGGAAGAAGAAGGATTAGGTAAACTTTTAAGACAATATGGGAAAAGTACTCTCAATGATTTTAGGGGAATTAGAACCAATGCAGATGAATTAGAATATGGTTTTGAACATGGTGCTAAAGATTCATTAGAAAAAGAAGATTTACTTGCAAAAATAAAAAAAATATCAGAAAACCATTCCATAGTTAATGAGAGTATTAATGTTAATAATGAGAATAATGAAAAAAATCAAACCAATACATCTGAATGGGAAACTCTTAAGTTAGAAAATTCTCTTGAAAAATCAAAAAATCTACCAACAATAGTGAAAAATGATAAAAAAACAATATTCTATTCAATTTGTGGAGAAGGTATGGGTCATGCTGTTAGAAGTGCTGTTATTTTAGAAGAATTAACAAAAGAAAAAAATAAAGATAAGTATGAGATATACATATTTTCAAGCGACAGAGCTTATGAATATTTGAAAGATAAATTTGATAATGTATTTGAGATTGGTGGATTTAATACTGTCTATGAAAATAATGCTGTTAAAAATAAAAGGACACTTTTAAATGCTATTAAAGCAACACCTAATAATTTAAAAGAGAATTATGGAATCTTATATAAAAAAGCAAGAGAACATAAGCCAAATATAATAATATCTGATTTTGAGAATTATTCAAATGTTCTAAGTAAAATTATTAATGTTCCACTTATAAGTCTCGATAATATTCATATGATAACTCAAACAATGATTGATTATCCTCCTAAACATAGACAAGATATGTTAGCTGCAAAAGGCGTTATAAGATCATATATTCTAAGGCCAAAAAGATATATCCTTACTAGTTTCTTTTTCCCAGAGATAAAAAATCAGGAAAAAGCAATAATTTATCCTCCAGTTATAAGAGATAAAATAAGAAATCTTAAAACTAGTTATCAGGACTATATTTTAGTCTATCAAACAAGTTCATCAAACACTCAACTAATAAAAACATTGAAAAAGTCTGATGAAAAATTCATCATTTATGGATTCAATAAAGAAGGAAAAGACGGAAATTTAACCTTTAGAAAATTCAATGAAGACAAAATATATAATGATATGAGTAATGCAAAAGCTGTTATAACAAACGGAGGATTTACCTTAATTACAGAAGCTATATATCTAAAAAAACCTATTTATACAATTCCTGCAAAAGGAAACTTTGAACAATTGTTAAATGGTTTTTATATAGATAAGTTAGGTTATGGTGAGATGCATGAAAAAATTAATATTACAACCCTTAAGTTATTCTTAGATAAACTTTCTAAGTATCAAGATAACTTAAAGAATGTTAAAAATAATGATAATAAAAAAATTATTCAAGAATTAGAAAAATCAATAGAAATTTATTCTAAAGAATATTAA
- a CDS encoding sulfite exporter TauE/SafE family protein, translated as MLKLLYFSLIDIVSGVFIFSIEYIIFLIFIGVFAGISSGLLGLGGGFLMVPLQYFLLTSIGVDSDLALRISLGTSLAIIIPTSLSGAYTHQHRLENILKPGVTLGIFGIIGGILGGITSSYLPYNILSNILGIFLILIAITMLFERNNKNGFFGFKKIKLSLYIGAFFGILVGFSSGLLGIGGGIFLIPILVFLLGFSMKEAIGISSIFISLTAIGGAASYILTGWGINSFPFSLGYISLVNLGIIAIFSIPAAYIGAKLVYKIPEKRLKQIFGIIMIYMGIKMLGLDPISYLLGI; from the coding sequence ATTCTAAAATTACTTTACTTTTCATTAATTGATATAGTTTCAGGTGTTTTTATCTTTTCAATAGAATATATTATCTTTTTAATATTTATAGGAGTATTTGCAGGGATTTCATCAGGATTATTGGGATTAGGTGGAGGATTTTTAATGGTTCCTCTACAATATTTTCTTTTAACTTCAATTGGTGTTGATTCTGATTTAGCATTGAGAATATCTCTTGGAACAAGTTTAGCTATTATTATACCTACGTCATTATCAGGAGCTTATACTCATCAACATAGATTAGAGAATATATTAAAACCAGGAGTTACTCTGGGTATTTTTGGAATAATTGGTGGGATATTAGGGGGAATTACTTCTTCATATCTTCCTTATAATATATTAAGTAACATATTAGGGATATTTTTAATTTTAATAGCTATAACTATGTTATTTGAGAGGAATAATAAGAATGGGTTCTTTGGATTTAAAAAAATAAAATTATCTCTTTATATTGGGGCTTTTTTTGGTATTTTAGTGGGATTTTCATCAGGGCTTCTTGGAATTGGTGGAGGAATCTTTTTGATTCCAATTTTAGTATTTTTATTAGGTTTTTCAATGAAGGAAGCTATTGGAATTTCTTCGATTTTCATTTCTTTAACTGCAATTGGTGGGGCTGCTTCTTATATTTTAACTGGATGGGGAATAAATTCATTTCCATTTTCTTTAGGTTATATTAGTTTAGTTAATCTAGGAATTATAGCTATTTTTTCAATTCCTGCAGCATATATAGGAGCAAAATTAGTATATAAAATCCCAGAAAAAAGACTAAAACAAATTTTTGGCATTATTATGATATATATGGGAATTAAAATGTTAGGATTAGACCCAATATCTTATTTATTAGGAATTTAA
- a CDS encoding Gar1/Naf1 family protein, whose amino-acid sequence MKFLGNISHLSHSGRLIARSSQSPPSGAFVFNKDKKKIGKVVDVFGPTKEPYISIGIFKSIGAENFEKKSGEDLYVSNNPKNKKKGKFKRNNKNRKNNRS is encoded by the coding sequence ATGAAGTTTTTAGGAAATATTTCACATTTATCTCATTCTGGAAGACTAATAGCTAGATCTTCTCAATCTCCTCCTTCGGGTGCTTTTGTTTTTAATAAGGATAAAAAGAAAATAGGTAAAGTTGTGGATGTTTTTGGTCCTACTAAAGAACCATATATTTCAATAGGAATTTTTAAGTCTATAGGGGCTGAAAATTTTGAAAAAAAGTCTGGTGAAGATTTGTATGTTTCAAACAATCCTAAAAATAAGAAAAAAGGTAAATTTAAAAGAAATAACAAAAATAGAAAGAATAATAGGTCTTAA
- a CDS encoding transcription initiation factor IIB — protein sequence MQNDVSDTEKQNKCPECGSENLIGDYERAEVVCASCGLVIDENLVDMGPEWRAFDHEQRDKRTRVGAPITYTIHDKGLSTMIDWRNKDIYGRDIPARNRAQWYRLRKWQRKIRISGATERNLAFALSELDRDSSRLGLPRSVREAASVVYRSAVENKLIRGRSIEGVVAASLYAACRRCNVPRTLDEIAEVSRVSKKEVGRTYRFLTRELNIKLPPTSPVDYVPRFASELGLSGEVQSRAIEIIEKAMEKGLTSGRGPTGVAAAALYIASVLLGERKTQRDVADIAGVTEVTIRNRYKELTEQLEMGVTL from the coding sequence ATGCAAAATGATGTTTCAGATACAGAAAAACAGAATAAATGTCCAGAATGTGGATCAGAAAATTTAATTGGAGACTATGAACGAGCAGAAGTTGTTTGTGCTAGCTGTGGTCTAGTTATTGATGAAAATCTTGTGGATATGGGTCCTGAATGGAGAGCATTTGATCACGAACAAAGAGATAAGCGTACTAGGGTAGGTGCTCCAATTACTTATACTATACATGATAAAGGTTTAAGTACAATGATTGATTGGAGAAATAAAGATATCTATGGTAGAGATATTCCTGCAAGAAATCGTGCTCAGTGGTATAGGTTAAGGAAATGGCAAAGAAAAATTAGAATTTCTGGTGCTACAGAACGTAATCTTGCATTTGCTTTAAGTGAACTTGACAGAGATTCTTCAAGACTTGGCCTTCCAAGAAGTGTTAGAGAAGCTGCTTCTGTTGTATACAGAAGTGCTGTTGAAAATAAACTTATTAGGGGCCGTAGTATTGAAGGTGTCGTAGCTGCTTCACTTTATGCTGCATGTAGAAGATGTAATGTTCCTCGTACTTTAGATGAGATAGCTGAAGTTTCAAGAGTAAGTAAAAAGGAAGTTGGAAGAACTTACAGATTTTTAACTCGAGAACTTAATATTAAATTGCCTCCTACATCACCTGTTGATTATGTTCCAAGATTTGCAAGTGAACTTGGGCTTTCAGGAGAAGTTCAATCAAGAGCTATTGAAATTATTGAAAAAGCTATGGAAAAAGGACTCACATCTGGTAGAGGTCCAACTGGAGTAGCTGCAGCTGCATTATATATTGCATCTGTTCTTCTCGGTGAGAGAAAAACCCAAAGAGATGTTGCAGATATTGCAGGTGTTACTGAAGTTACTATAAGAAATAGATACAAAGAGCTTACAGAACAGCTTGAAATGGGTGTAACTCTTTAA
- the xerA gene encoding site-specific tyrosine recombinase/integron integrase codes for MMEEYLIELEIRNYSRNTIKTYKSVIKNLYEYLDSVNDLYDEKKFLRSFKIYIQHLKRDKLASQNYIYLVTVASKKFLEFHNLYFLDEIHTPKRTKSLPKSLNELEVEKLINAFDYDLKESLEYNNIYKIKTRLRNKLILTLLYSSGIRVSELVSLVIKDIDLKERTIRIRGKGDKDRIVLFDNHTKELIEEYISLIDSNDDYLFTNRRNNPLTTRYIQIMIKDHAKEAGIKKRVTPHILRHSFATHLLKNGVDIRVIQQLLGHSNLSTTQIYTNVDMETLKNVYDKARM; via the coding sequence ATGATGGAAGAATATTTAATCGAACTAGAAATTAGAAATTATTCTAGAAATACTATAAAAACATATAAATCTGTAATCAAAAATTTATATGAATATTTAGATTCTGTTAATGATTTATATGACGAAAAAAAATTTTTAAGAAGTTTTAAAATATATATTCAACATTTAAAGAGGGACAAATTAGCTTCTCAAAATTATATATATCTTGTTACAGTTGCTTCAAAAAAATTCTTAGAATTCCATAATCTATATTTTTTAGATGAAATTCATACTCCTAAACGGACAAAATCTCTTCCAAAGTCTTTAAATGAATTAGAAGTAGAAAAATTAATCAATGCTTTTGATTATGATTTAAAGGAATCACTTGAATATAATAATATATATAAAATAAAAACAAGACTTAGAAATAAGCTTATTTTAACATTATTATACTCTTCTGGAATTCGAGTTTCGGAACTTGTTTCTTTAGTTATCAAAGATATTGATCTTAAGGAACGTACTATTCGAATAAGGGGTAAAGGAGATAAGGATAGAATAGTTCTTTTTGATAATCATACAAAAGAACTGATTGAGGAATATATAAGTTTAATAGATTCTAATGATGATTATTTATTTACAAATCGGAGAAATAATCCTTTAACTACGCGTTATATTCAGATAATGATAAAAGATCACGCAAAAGAAGCTGGAATCAAAAAACGGGTTACTCCTCATATTTTAAGACATTCTTTTGCTACACATTTACTTAAAAATGGAGTTGACATTAGGGTTATCCAACAGTTATTGGGACATTCTAACCTTTCAACTACTCAGATTTATACTAATGTTGATATGGAAACTTTAAAAAATGTTTATGATAAAGCTAGAATGTAA